The Klebsiella sp. RHBSTW-00484 genome includes a window with the following:
- the yjfF gene encoding galactofuranose ABC transporter, permease protein YjfF has protein sequence MIKRNLPLMITLAVFVLGYLYCLTQFPGFASTRVICNILTDNAFLGIIAVGMTFVILSGGIDLSVGSVIAFTGVFLAKAIGFWGISPLVAFPLVLVMGCAFGAFMGLLIDALKIPAFIITLAGMFFLRGVSYLVSEESIPIDHPVYDSLSSLAWMIPGGGRLSAMGLLMLLMVVAGIFMAHRTRFGNQVYAIGGSATSANLMGISTRSTTIRIYMLSTGLATLAGIVFSIYTQAGYALAGVGVELDAIASVVIGGTLLSGGVGTVLGTLFGVAIQGLIQTYINFDGTLSSWWTKIAIGILLFVFIALQRGLTVLWENRQSSPVTRVGH, from the coding sequence ATGATAAAACGTAATTTACCGTTAATGATCACCCTGGCGGTGTTTGTGCTGGGTTATCTCTACTGCCTGACCCAATTTCCCGGCTTTGCCTCGACGCGGGTGATCTGCAATATCCTGACCGATAACGCTTTCCTTGGGATCATTGCCGTCGGCATGACCTTTGTGATCCTCTCCGGCGGGATCGATCTGTCGGTGGGTTCGGTGATCGCGTTTACCGGGGTCTTTCTTGCCAAAGCGATCGGCTTTTGGGGGATCTCGCCGCTGGTGGCGTTTCCGCTGGTGCTGGTGATGGGCTGCGCCTTTGGCGCATTTATGGGCCTGCTGATTGATGCGCTGAAAATCCCGGCGTTTATCATCACTCTCGCCGGAATGTTTTTCCTGCGGGGCGTCAGCTACCTGGTTTCTGAAGAGTCGATTCCTATCGATCACCCGGTCTATGATTCGCTTTCCAGCCTGGCATGGATGATCCCCGGCGGCGGTCGCTTAAGCGCGATGGGTCTGCTGATGCTGCTGATGGTGGTCGCCGGGATTTTTATGGCCCACCGCACTCGCTTTGGCAATCAGGTTTACGCCATCGGCGGCAGCGCCACCTCGGCGAACCTGATGGGCATCTCTACGCGCAGTACCACGATCCGCATCTATATGCTCTCCACCGGGCTGGCGACGCTGGCGGGAATTGTCTTCTCCATTTATACCCAGGCAGGCTATGCGCTGGCGGGCGTTGGCGTTGAACTGGACGCCATTGCTTCGGTGGTTATTGGTGGCACGCTGTTAAGTGGTGGCGTGGGGACGGTGCTGGGCACGCTGTTTGGTGTGGCGATTCAGGGGCTGATTCAGACGTACATTAACTTCGACGGCACCCTGAGTTCATGGTGGACCAAAATCGCCATCGGGATCCTGCTGTTTGTCTTTATTGCGCTTCAGCGCGGCCTGACGGTGCTGTGGGAGAATCGACAGAGCTCGCCGGTTACAAGGGTAGGGCACTGA
- the ytfT gene encoding galactofuranose ABC transporter, ATP-binding protein YtfT, producing MMPRSVPKTGQPKRRFSWPKGMPQIIALLLVLVVDSLVAPHFYQIVLQEGRLFGSPIDILNRAAPVALLAIGMTLVIATGGIDLSVGAVMAIAGATAASMTVAGHSLTVVLLASLAAGALAGLWNGILVAILKIQPFVATLILMVAGRGVAQLITSGQIVTFDSPHLAWLGSGSLLLFPTPVIIAIVTLALFWLFTRKTALGMFIEAVGINIRAAKNAGVNTRIVVMLAYVLSGVCAAIAGIIVAADIRGADANNAGLWLELDAILAVVIGGGSLMGGRFNLLLSVVGALIIQGMNTGILLSGFPPELNQVVKAVVVLCVLIVQSPRFISILKGIRGHDKT from the coding sequence ATGATGCCTCGATCTGTTCCGAAAACCGGCCAGCCAAAACGACGCTTTAGCTGGCCAAAAGGGATGCCGCAAATTATTGCACTGCTGTTGGTGCTGGTCGTTGATAGCCTGGTGGCCCCGCATTTCTACCAGATAGTGTTGCAGGAAGGACGGCTGTTCGGCAGCCCGATTGATATTTTGAACCGTGCAGCGCCGGTAGCTCTGCTGGCGATCGGCATGACGCTGGTTATCGCCACTGGTGGGATTGACCTGTCTGTGGGCGCGGTGATGGCGATTGCCGGAGCCACGGCGGCGTCGATGACCGTGGCGGGCCATAGCCTGACCGTTGTGCTGCTGGCATCACTGGCGGCCGGTGCGCTGGCCGGCCTGTGGAATGGGATTCTGGTCGCGATACTGAAGATCCAGCCGTTCGTCGCCACTTTGATCCTGATGGTGGCCGGACGCGGAGTTGCCCAACTGATCACTTCCGGGCAGATCGTGACCTTTGATTCTCCACATCTTGCCTGGCTCGGCAGCGGATCTCTGCTGCTGTTCCCGACGCCGGTGATCATTGCCATCGTTACGCTGGCGCTATTCTGGTTGTTTACCCGCAAGACCGCGCTGGGGATGTTTATTGAAGCGGTGGGCATTAACATCCGTGCGGCGAAAAACGCCGGGGTGAATACCCGCATCGTGGTGATGCTGGCCTACGTATTAAGCGGCGTTTGTGCGGCTATCGCCGGGATTATCGTGGCGGCGGATATTCGCGGTGCCGATGCCAATAACGCCGGATTATGGCTGGAGCTGGACGCTATTCTGGCGGTGGTGATCGGCGGCGGCTCGCTGATGGGCGGGCGCTTTAACCTGCTGCTCTCGGTGGTCGGGGCGCTGATCATCCAGGGGATGAATACCGGGATCCTGCTGTCAGGATTCCCGCCGGAGCTTAATCAGGTAGTCAAAGCGGTGGTGGTGTTGTGCGTACTGATCGTTCAGTCGCCGCGCTTTATCAGCATACTGAAGGGGATACGTGGCCATGATAAAACGTAA
- the ytfR gene encoding galactofuranose ABC transporter, ATP-binding protein YtfR — translation MTTETNLEILRTEGLCQHFPGVKALDNVNFSLRRGEIMALLGENGAGKSTLIKALTGVYHANSGSIWLEGQEISPKNTAHAQQLGIGTVYQEVNLLPNMSVADNLFIGREPRRFGLLRRKEMEKRATALMESYGFSLDVREPLNRFSVAMQQIVAICRAIDLSAKVLILDEPTASLDTQEVEMLFTLMRQLRDSGVSLIFVTHFLDQVYAVSDRITVLRNGGFVGCRETRELPQIELVKMMLGRELEHNALQRAGRTLLSDKPVAAFEDFGKKGTIAPFNLQVRPGEIVGLAGLLGSGRTETAEVIFGIKPADSGKAWIKGKPQTLRSPHQASCLGIGFCPEDRKTDGIIAAASVRENIILALQAQRGWLRPIGRREQNEIAERFIRQLGIRTPSAEQPIEFLSGGNQQKVLLSRWLLTKPQFLILDEPTRGIDVGAHAEIIRLIETLCADGLALLVISSELEELVGYADRVIIMRDRQQVAELALSELSVPAIMNAIAA, via the coding sequence ATGACCACTGAAACCAATCTGGAAATCCTCCGTACCGAGGGACTCTGCCAGCATTTCCCCGGCGTCAAAGCGCTGGATAACGTTAATTTCAGCCTGCGGCGCGGTGAAATCATGGCGCTGCTGGGCGAGAACGGAGCCGGAAAATCAACGCTCATCAAAGCGCTGACCGGTGTTTACCATGCCAACAGTGGCAGCATCTGGCTGGAAGGTCAGGAGATCTCGCCGAAGAATACCGCCCATGCCCAGCAGTTGGGGATCGGCACCGTTTATCAGGAAGTGAACCTGCTGCCGAACATGTCGGTGGCGGATAATCTGTTTATTGGTCGTGAACCACGGCGTTTTGGCCTGCTGCGGCGCAAAGAGATGGAAAAGCGCGCCACGGCGCTGATGGAATCCTACGGTTTTTCCCTCGACGTGCGCGAGCCGCTCAACCGCTTTTCGGTCGCGATGCAGCAAATTGTTGCTATCTGTCGGGCGATCGACCTGTCAGCAAAAGTCTTAATTCTTGATGAACCCACCGCCAGCCTGGATACCCAGGAAGTGGAGATGTTGTTTACCCTGATGCGCCAACTGCGCGATAGCGGCGTCAGCCTGATTTTCGTCACCCACTTCCTCGACCAGGTTTATGCCGTTAGCGACCGGATCACCGTTTTGCGTAATGGCGGCTTTGTCGGCTGTCGGGAAACCCGCGAGCTGCCGCAAATTGAACTGGTGAAAATGATGCTGGGCCGCGAGCTGGAGCATAACGCCCTGCAGCGTGCGGGCCGCACTCTGCTAAGCGACAAACCGGTTGCCGCCTTCGAGGATTTTGGCAAAAAAGGCACTATCGCCCCGTTTAATCTGCAGGTTCGCCCCGGGGAAATCGTCGGCCTGGCGGGCCTGTTAGGCTCAGGGCGCACGGAAACCGCTGAGGTCATTTTCGGCATCAAACCCGCCGACAGCGGCAAAGCGTGGATCAAAGGTAAGCCGCAAACCCTGCGCTCGCCGCATCAGGCCTCCTGCCTTGGAATCGGCTTTTGCCCGGAGGATCGTAAAACCGACGGCATCATCGCCGCCGCCTCGGTACGGGAAAATATCATTCTCGCGCTCCAGGCACAGCGCGGCTGGCTGCGACCGATTGGTCGGCGCGAACAAAATGAGATTGCCGAGCGTTTTATTCGCCAGTTGGGGATCCGTACCCCCAGCGCCGAGCAGCCGATCGAATTCCTCTCCGGCGGCAATCAGCAGAAGGTGCTGCTCTCGCGCTGGCTGCTGACCAAACCGCAGTTCTTGATCCTCGATGAGCCGACTCGCGGTATCGACGTGGGTGCCCATGCGGAGATCATCCGCCTGATTGAAACCCTCTGCGCCGATGGCCTGGCGCTGCTGGTTATCTCTTCGGAGCTGGAGGAATTGGTGGGTTATGCCGACCGGGTGATTATCATGCGCGATCGCCAACAGGTTGCGGAACTGGCTCTGAGCGAGCTTTCCGTCCCGGCGATCATGAACGCTATTGCGGCATAA
- the ytfQ gene encoding galactofuranose ABC transporter, galactofuranose-binding protein YtfQ yields MWKRLLLVTAVSAAMSSMAMAAPLTVGFSQVGSESGWRAAETNVAKEEAAKRGITLKIADAQQKQENQIKAVRSFIAQGVDAIFIAPVVATGWEPVLKEAKEAKIPVFLLDRSIDVKDKDLYMTTVTANNVLEGQLIGEWLIKTIDGKPCNVVELQGTVGASVAIDRKKGFAEAISKASNIKIIRSQSGDFTRSKGKEVMESFIKAENNGKNICMVYAHNDDMVIGAIQAIKEAGLKPGKDILTGSIDGVPDIYKAMIAGEANASVELTPNMAGPAFDALEKYKKDGTLPEKVTITKSTLYLPDTAKEELEKKKNMGY; encoded by the coding sequence ATGTGGAAGCGCTTACTTCTTGTCACAGCAGTTTCCGCAGCTATGTCGTCTATGGCGATGGCTGCCCCTCTGACCGTAGGTTTTTCTCAGGTCGGCTCTGAATCCGGCTGGCGTGCGGCTGAAACCAACGTTGCGAAAGAGGAAGCCGCCAAGCGCGGCATCACTCTGAAGATTGCTGACGCCCAACAAAAACAGGAAAACCAGATTAAAGCCGTACGCTCCTTTATTGCTCAGGGTGTCGACGCCATCTTTATTGCCCCGGTGGTCGCGACCGGCTGGGAGCCGGTATTAAAAGAAGCGAAAGAAGCCAAAATCCCGGTGTTCCTGCTTGACCGTTCTATTGATGTTAAAGACAAAGATCTCTACATGACCACCGTCACCGCCAACAACGTGCTGGAAGGCCAGCTGATTGGCGAGTGGCTGATCAAAACCATCGACGGTAAACCGTGTAACGTCGTTGAGCTACAGGGTACCGTCGGGGCCAGCGTGGCGATTGACCGTAAGAAAGGCTTCGCCGAAGCGATTTCTAAAGCTTCCAATATCAAAATTATCCGCTCCCAGTCTGGCGACTTTACCCGCAGTAAAGGCAAAGAAGTGATGGAGAGCTTTATCAAAGCGGAAAATAACGGCAAGAACATCTGCATGGTTTACGCCCATAACGACGACATGGTGATCGGCGCGATTCAGGCGATTAAAGAGGCCGGGCTGAAGCCGGGCAAAGATATTCTGACCGGTTCTATCGACGGCGTGCCGGATATCTATAAAGCGATGATCGCTGGTGAAGCTAACGCCAGCGTAGAGCTGACGCCGAATATGGCCGGCCCGGCGTTCGATGCGCTGGAGAAATACAAAAAAGACGGCACTCTGCCGGAGAAAGTGACCATCACCAAATCGACGCTCTACTTACCGGACACGGCGAAAGAAGAGTTAGAGAAGAAGAAAAATATGGGCTACTGA
- the ppa gene encoding inorganic diphosphatase produces MSLLNVPAGKDLPEDIYVVIEIPANADPIKYEIDKDTGALFVDRFMSTAMFYPCNYGYINHTLSLDGDPVDVLVPTPYPLEPGSVVRCRPVGVLKMTDEAGEDAKLVAVPHTKLSKEYDHIKDVNDLPDLLKAQITHFFEHYKDLEAGKWVKVDGWDNAEAAKAEIVASFERAKK; encoded by the coding sequence ATGAGCTTACTCAACGTCCCTGCGGGTAAAGATCTGCCAGAAGACATCTACGTTGTTATCGAAATCCCGGCTAACGCTGACCCTATCAAGTATGAAATTGATAAAGACACCGGTGCGCTGTTTGTTGACCGTTTCATGTCCACGGCGATGTTCTATCCGTGCAACTACGGTTACATCAACCACACCCTGTCTCTGGACGGTGACCCGGTAGACGTTCTGGTCCCGACTCCGTATCCGCTGGAGCCAGGTTCTGTTGTTCGCTGCCGTCCGGTTGGCGTGCTGAAGATGACTGACGAAGCCGGTGAAGATGCGAAGCTGGTTGCGGTTCCGCACACCAAGCTGAGCAAAGAATACGATCACATCAAAGATGTGAACGACCTGCCAGACCTGCTGAAAGCGCAGATCACCCACTTCTTCGAGCACTACAAAGATCTCGAAGCGGGCAAATGGGTAAAAGTTGACGGTTGGGACAACGCTGAAGCGGCTAAAGCTGAAATCGTTGCTTCCTTCGAGCGCGCTAAGAAGTAA